The following are from one region of the Paracoccus sp. S3-43 genome:
- a CDS encoding peptide ABC transporter substrate-binding protein, with amino-acid sequence MKLKTLLMGAAATLALAPAAMAERGSDGALNIIMWQAPSTMNIYLTGGTKEVIASSMVLEPLAKAAPDGKLVPSLVTEIPSIENGGIAEDLKSVTWKLKEGVKWSDGTPLTAADVVFSAEYCMHPEGGCSQLAKFEGVESVEAVDDLTVRINFTEPMPDPFSAFTGAQSPIIQKAQFEACLGANAPTCTDQNFNPIGTGPFRVTRFLTNDVITFEANPEYRDPAKPAFATATMKGGGDAAAAARAVLETGEYDYAWNTQLAPDVIAGMEQMGKGKVSAAFGSLVERIHVNLTDPSSSLPEGERSTRAHPHPFLSDPAVRKALSMAIDRQLLAEIGYGSAGQPTCNYVPAPEAWASPNQDCLTQDIEGAKALLDQAGWTVGGSGIREKDGVPLKMVFQTSVNAVRQDFQALIKQWWSEIGIETELKTVDASVFFGTDAGSPDTLQKFYADVQMYADNFEGGNPAPYLAKWTCDKAPGPDNQWQGENISRFCDPAYDAMMVELSKTVDPTERGQIGRKLNDMLTKDSNAIIPLIYRGTASAHSNTLGGVQMNAWDSELWNVADWTRVQ; translated from the coding sequence ATGAAGCTGAAGACTTTGCTGATGGGCGCCGCCGCCACCTTGGCCCTGGCGCCCGCCGCGATGGCCGAACGGGGCAGCGACGGGGCGCTGAACATCATCATGTGGCAGGCGCCGTCCACGATGAACATCTATCTGACCGGCGGCACCAAGGAGGTGATCGCCTCCAGCATGGTGCTTGAGCCGCTGGCCAAGGCCGCGCCCGACGGCAAGCTGGTCCCGAGCCTGGTGACCGAGATCCCCTCGATCGAGAACGGCGGCATCGCCGAGGATCTGAAATCGGTCACCTGGAAGCTGAAGGAAGGCGTCAAGTGGTCGGACGGCACGCCGCTGACCGCCGCCGACGTGGTCTTTTCGGCCGAATACTGCATGCATCCCGAGGGCGGCTGCTCGCAGCTTGCCAAGTTCGAGGGCGTGGAAAGCGTCGAGGCGGTCGATGACCTGACGGTGCGCATCAACTTCACCGAGCCGATGCCGGACCCGTTCTCGGCCTTCACCGGCGCGCAGTCGCCGATCATCCAGAAGGCGCAGTTCGAAGCCTGCCTGGGCGCCAATGCGCCCACCTGCACCGACCAGAACTTCAACCCGATCGGCACCGGCCCGTTCCGCGTCACCCGGTTCCTGACCAACGACGTGATCACGTTCGAGGCGAACCCCGAATACCGCGACCCGGCCAAGCCCGCATTCGCCACGGCCACCATGAAGGGCGGCGGCGATGCGGCGGCGGCGGCCCGCGCGGTGCTGGAAACCGGCGAATACGATTATGCCTGGAACACGCAGCTTGCCCCCGACGTGATCGCCGGGATGGAGCAGATGGGCAAGGGCAAGGTCAGCGCCGCCTTCGGCAGCCTTGTCGAACGCATCCATGTCAACCTGACCGACCCGTCGTCGTCCCTTCCCGAGGGCGAGCGGTCGACCAGGGCGCATCCCCACCCGTTCCTGTCCGACCCCGCGGTCCGCAAGGCGCTGTCGATGGCCATCGACCGGCAGTTGCTGGCGGAAATCGGCTATGGCAGCGCGGGCCAGCCGACCTGCAACTATGTCCCCGCGCCCGAGGCCTGGGCCTCGCCCAACCAGGACTGCCTGACCCAGGACATCGAGGGGGCCAAGGCACTGCTGGACCAGGCGGGCTGGACCGTCGGCGGCAGCGGAATCCGCGAAAAGGACGGCGTGCCGTTGAAGATGGTCTTCCAGACCTCGGTCAACGCGGTGCGCCAGGATTTTCAGGCGCTGATCAAGCAGTGGTGGTCGGAAATCGGCATCGAGACCGAGCTGAAGACCGTCGATGCCTCGGTGTTCTTCGGAACCGACGCCGGGTCGCCCGACACGCTGCAAAAGTTCTATGCCGACGTGCAGATGTATGCCGACAACTTCGAGGGCGGCAACCCGGCGCCCTATCTGGCGAAATGGACCTGCGACAAGGCGCCCGGCCCCGACAACCAGTGGCAGGGCGAAAACATCAGCCGCTTCTGCGACCCGGCCTATGACGCGATGATGGTGGAATTGTCGAAGACCGTGGATCCGACCGAACGCGGCCAGATCGGCCGGAAGCTGAACGACATGCTGACCAAGGACAGCAACGCGATCATCCCGCTGATCTATCGCGGCACCGCCTCGGCCCATTCGAAC